One part of the Lathyrus oleraceus cultivar Zhongwan6 unplaced genomic scaffold, CAAS_Psat_ZW6_1.0 chrUn0618, whole genome shotgun sequence genome encodes these proteins:
- the LOC127114588 gene encoding beta-galactosidase 7-like has translation MFILLCAFSFATTVEYDTNAIIINGERRIIISGAIHYPRSTSQMWPDLIKKAKDGGLDAIETYIFWDLHEPIRRQYDFSENLDFIKFLKNVHEEGLYVVLRIGPYVCAEWNYGGFPMWLHNLPGIQLRTDNVVFKEEMKIFTTKIVTLCKEAGLFAPQGGPIILAQIENEYGDVITNYGEDGNAYIKWCAQMALAQNVGVPWIMCKQNNAPSPIINTCNGYYCDNFKPNNPKSPKMFTENWVGWFQKWGERKPHRTAEDVAFSVARFFQNGGVLQNYYMYHGGTNFGRTAGGPYIITAYDYDAPLDEYGNLNQPKWGHLKKLHAAIKLGEKVLTNGTVTEKQYGDSVYLTTYANNATGEKICFLSNSHNSKDVEVDLQQDGKYHVPSWSVSILQDCNKEVFNTAKVDAQTNVYVKKLSKELGNSLIWTWASDPVEDTLQAIGTFNASQLLEQKSVTVDASDYLWYMTKVFINETSTWSNATLQVNTSGHVLHAYVNGQYIGPQWGTYDNLRFTYEKIVSLKQGTNIISLLSGTVGHAHYGASFDMKETGIVGGPVKLIATSSGNTMDLSKSSWSYKVGLNGEARRFYDSKIKNGVQWNINNVVIGKPLTWYKTTFKTPEGKDSVVLDFIGLTKGHAWVNGQSIGRYWPTMVAEKNGCDIKCDYRGNYGADKCLSGCGEPSQRFYHVPRSFLNNDTKSNTLVLFEEMGGSPFNVSVQTVAIDFICARTDYGKTLELKCPDGKTISEIQFASYGDPQGNCGSFQVGEWESRHSVAVVEKACGGKQLCSINVTSSIFGITKGGINGQLAVQLLCDGSNPEDNRVQMVHV, from the coding sequence ATGTTCATTTTGTTGTGTGCTTTCTCATTTGCAACAACGGTTGAATATGATACAAATGCCATTATCATCAATGGAGAACGACGAATAATAATATCTGGTGCAATCCACTACCCACGCAGCACTTCCCAAATGTGGCCAGATCTTATTAAGAAAGCAAAAGATGGTGGTCTTGATGCCATCGAAACATATATATTTTGGGACCTTCACGAACCTATTCGCCGCCAATATGATTTTTCTGAAAATCTAGACTTCATCAAGTTTCTAAAAAATGTTCATGAAGAAGGTCTTTATGTTGTGCTTCGAATTGGTCCTTATGTTTGTGCTGAATGGAACTATGGAGGTTTCCCAATGTGGTTACACAACTTGCCAGGGATTCAACTAAGGACTGACAATGTAGTTTTTAAGGAGGAAATGAAAATATTCACAACAAAGATTGTGACCTTGTGCAAAGAAGCTGGATTGTTTGCACCACAAGGGGGGCCAATTATTTTAGCTCAAATTGAGAATGAATATGGAGATGTCATAACTAATTATGGAGAAGATGGGAATGCATACATTAAATGGTGTGCCCAGATGGCTTTAGCTCAAAATGTCGGCGTCCCATGGATCATGTGCAAGCAAAACAATGCTCCATCACCTATTATCAACACATGCAATGGTTATTATTGTGATAATTTCAAGCCAAACAATCCTAAAAGCCCCAAAATGTTTACAGAGAATTGGGTTGGCTGGTTCCAAAAATGGGGTGAAAGGAAGCCACACAGAACTGCTGAAGATGTAGCATTTTCAGTTGCACGTTTTTTTCAAAACGGTGGTGTCCTCCAAAACTACTACATGTACCATGGAGGAACAAATTTTGGAAGAACTGCGGGTGGTCCATATATTATTACAGCATATGACTATGATGCACCACTTGATGAATATGGTAACTTGAACCAACCAAAATGGGGACATCTTAAAAAACTCCATGCCGCCATAAAGTTAGGAGAGAAGGTTCTCACTAATGGAACGGTTACAGAGAAGCAATATGGAGATTCAGTATATTTGACTACATATGCAAATAATGCCACTGGAGAAAAAATTTGTTTTTTGAGTAATTCACATAATTCTAAGGATGTTGAAGTTGATCTACAACAAGATGGAAAGTACCATGTGCCTTCTTGGTCAGTGTCTATTCTCCAAGATTGCAACAAGGAAGTTTTCAACACTGCAAAGGTTGATGCACAAACAAATGTTTATGTGAAGAAACTATCTAAAGAATTAGGAAACTCACTCATCTGGACATGGGCATCTGACCCTGTGGAAGACACCTTACAAGCAATAGGTACATTTAACGCGTCTCAACTTTTAGAGCAAAAGAGTGTTACCGTTGATGCTAGTGATTATTTGTGGTACATGACCAAGGTTTTCATCAATGAAACATCCACTTGGAGTAATGCAACTTTGCAAGTGAACACATCAGGCCATGTTCTTCATGCCTATGTTAATGGACAATATATTGGCCCACAGTGGGGAACATATGATAACCTTCGTTTTACATATGAAAAAATCGTTTCATTAAAACAAGGTACCAACATTATAAGTTTACTAAGTGGTACAGTTGGTCATGCGCATTATGGTGCATCTTTTGATATGAAAGAAACTGGTATTGTTGGGGGTCCTGTGAAACTCATTGCAACCAGTTCAGGTAATACTATGGATTTATCAAAATCTAGTTGGTCATACAAGGTTGGATTAAACGGTGAGGCTAGAAGGTTCTATGATTCTAAAATTAAAAATGGAGTTCAATGGAACATAAACAATGTTGTTATAGGAAAACCATTGACTTGGTACAAGACTACTTTTAAGACCCCTGAAGGTAAAGACTCTGTAGTCTTGGATTTCATAGGCCTTACAAAAGGACATGCATGGGTTAATGGTCAAAGTATTGGAAGGTATTGGCCTACAATGGTAGCTGAAAAAAATGGATGTGATATTAAATGTGATTATAGAGGAAATTATGGAGCTGATAAATGTTTGAGTGGCTGTGGAGAACCATCTCAGAGGTTTTACCATGTGCCAAGGTCATTCTTAAATAATGACACAAAAAGTAACACGTTGGTTTTGTTTGAGGAAATGGGTGGAAGCCCTTTTAATGTGTCTGTTCAAACAGTTGCAATTGATTTTATATGTGCAAGAACAGATTATGGAAAAACCTTAGAACTAAAATGCCCTGATGGAAAAACTATTTCAGAAATCCAGTTTGCGAGCTATGGAGATCCACAAGGAAATTGTGGATCATTTCAAGTAGGTGAATGGGAATCACGCCATAGTGTGGCAGTGGTCGAAAAAGCATGTGGTGGAAAACAATTATGTTCAATTAACGTGACAAGTTCCATATTTGGAATAACTAAAGGTGGCATAAATGGCCAGCTAGCTGTGCAACTCCTATGTGATGGCTCTAATCCTGAAGATAATCGTGTACAAATGGTGCACGTGTAG